The following are from one region of the Actinoplanes sp. L3-i22 genome:
- a CDS encoding ATP-binding protein: MDHETAIIEMTVTGSWGRPLWQQAHDSVRENLSAHPPGLLLDLKYLEDPAAGSAPLWLSVGEQAARLQPPVPVAACLPIGSVLTERLERLGARRRLTVDADLEEVRAALNDRRPSTDQIRLKLAPEPIAAAVVRDLIRAACQEWHLETLLPRAQLVVSELVGNSVEHAGTYLDFVVTRLGPLRRGIVRGPSRLRVSVYGRDPQLPRLPAPELSYTGPHEQRGYGLRIVEAAARSWGALPTPDGKVVWAVLHDDTPVTPAPRR, from the coding sequence GTGGACCACGAGACGGCCATCATCGAGATGACGGTCACCGGGAGTTGGGGGCGGCCGTTGTGGCAGCAGGCGCACGACAGCGTGCGCGAGAACCTGTCCGCCCACCCACCGGGCCTGCTGCTCGACCTGAAGTACCTGGAGGATCCCGCCGCGGGTAGTGCACCGCTCTGGCTCAGCGTCGGCGAGCAGGCGGCCCGGCTGCAGCCACCGGTCCCGGTTGCGGCGTGTCTGCCGATCGGATCGGTCCTGACCGAGCGACTGGAACGGCTGGGTGCACGCCGCCGCCTCACGGTCGACGCCGACCTCGAGGAGGTGCGTGCCGCCCTGAACGACCGCCGGCCGTCGACCGATCAGATCCGTCTAAAGCTCGCCCCCGAGCCGATCGCCGCGGCCGTGGTCCGTGATCTGATCAGAGCGGCCTGCCAGGAGTGGCACCTGGAGACGCTCCTGCCCCGGGCCCAGCTCGTGGTCTCCGAACTGGTCGGCAACTCGGTCGAGCACGCCGGCACCTATCTCGACTTCGTGGTGACCCGGCTCGGCCCGCTCCGGCGCGGCATCGTCCGAGGTCCCAGCCGGCTTCGGGTCTCCGTCTACGGCCGCGACCCACAGCTGCCCCGGCTGCCGGCTCCGGAGCTGAGCTACACCGGGCCGCACGAACAGCGAGGGTACGGGTTGCGCATCGTCGAGGCCGCCGCCCGGTCCTGGGGTGCCCTGCCCACACCGGATGGCAAGGTCGTATGGGCGGTGCTGCACGACGACACGCCGGTCACCCCCGCCCCGCGGCGATAG